The Devosia sp. genome segment CGCTGACGGCGAGAATGATCGACAGGGCAGTCCGCTGCGCATCTGGCGCTGCGGTGGGCGAAGCAGTGGTCATGGAAAAGACTTCAAGACAGTTTCGTCCGTCCTAACCCGGCAGGCGCGCGAGGGCAATTGCAACGAGCGAAATATGGCGAGGGGCAACTTGTGCCCCCGCGTTGCGATCACGGGCGCCGGCGGGCTTCGATGAAGAGCAGCCAGGCGAGATAGCCGCCGCCGACCATGACGGTGATGATGCCGACGGGCAAGGGCCTTGGTGCGGCGTGTTGGGCGGCAAAATCTGCGGAGAGGCCGAGCAGGGCACCGACCAACGCAGCGGGCGGAAGCGTTATCCCCGCGGTGCGGGTGAGCCGGCGCGCTATCTGTGGGGCGACGAGGGCAATGAAGGCAATGGGGCCGGATGCGGCGGTGACGGTTGCGGTCAGGGCCACGCCCACCATGATCAGGGCCAGGCGGGTCTGGCCTATGCGGATGCCATGCGAGGCGGCCAGGTCATCCCCGAGTTCCATCTGCCGCATTGGCCGGCTCAATATGAGGGAGAGGAGCAACAGCAGGACCACGCATGTGCCGCCGCCCAGAACCTGATCCCACGAAATGCCGTTCAGCGAACCGGAATTCCAGGCGGATGCGGACATGGCCTGGTTGAGATCGGCCTTGAGGATCAGCCAGGTATTGGTCGATGCCAGCATGGCCGAGACGCCGATGCCGACAATGATCAACCGAAAACCCTGAACCCCGCCCCGAAAGGCAATGAGATAGACGATGACGGCCGTTCCCATGCCGCCGAGGAGGGCTCCTGCGGCCAGCTGGAGGTAGGTGCCATTGATGAACAGCATCACCACCAGCGCCCCGGTATAGGAGCCATCCGAGAAGCCGATCAGGCCAGGGTCAGCAAGTGGGTTGCGCAGCAGCGACTGGAAGATGGCGCCGCTCACGCCCAGTGCGGCGCCGAAGATGATGGCCGCGACCACCCTTGGCAAGCGCCATTCGACGACGATTTCGTGGACAATGCCGCTCTCGCCGCCCGATAAGGCGGAGATGACCTGCAGGGGGGTGAGCTGGTACGAGCCCGTCATCAGGGCGAGCACCGCGAGGGCGAGGATCGCGAGCGCGACGACGACGCAGACGAGAAAGGAACGCCGCGCCAGCCGCGCTGAAACTTTCCAGCGCTTCACCGGGCCCCGTTGGGGGGATGAAATGGATACGCCGCCGCTCATAGCCCGCTGACCCGCTTACGCCGCACCAGGGCAATCAGAACCGGCGCGCCGACAAAGGCGGTGACGATCCCCACTGGAATTTCGCCCGGCCGCATGACCACCCGCCCAAGGATGTCCGATGCCAGGAGCAGGCTGGGCGCGAGCAGCAGGCTGTAGGCAAAAATCCAGCGCTGGTCCGGGCCGACAATCCAGCGGGCGACGTGCGGCACCATGAGCCCGACAAAGCCGATCGGACCCGCAATGGCGGTGGCGCCGCCGGCGAGCAGGGTGATGGCGAGGACGGACAGGACGCGTGCCCTTGCCAGTTTGACCCCGTGGGAGGTGGCCAGATCGTCGCCCAGCGCCAGGGCGTTGAGCGGGCCGGACACCGCGAAGGCGAGGACGCTCCCCAGGACAAGGAAGGGCAGTATCGGCCAGACCACGTCGAGGGGGCGGCCGAGAATGCTGCCGGCGTTCCAGGACCGCATGGCATCGAACGCATCCGGATTGGTGAGTTGCAGGGCCTCGCGGAAGCCGCCGAGCACCGCGCCCACGCAGACCCCGGCAAGCACCATGACGATGGGCGACTGGCCGTGGCGTGTCGAGCCCAGGGCAAGCACCATGAGCGTCACGGCCAGAGCGCCCGCAAAGGCGAACCACATATAGTTTTCGGGGCCACGGACACCAAGCATGCCTACCGCGACGGTGACGGCGAAGGAGGCGCCGGCGTGGACTCCGAGAATGCCCGGATCGGCGAGGGGATTACGGGTCAAAGCCTGGATCAGCGCGCCGGAGAGCCCCAGAGCGATGCCCACCGCCAGGCCGACCACGGTACGGGGGAGCCGGAAATCGCGAACGGCGAAGTGATGGATGCTATCCGATGGATTGACCAATGCGTCCCAGACCGCGTCGGGTGCAATGGTCGTGGGGCCGATCATCATGCTGGCCACGACGAGCCCGACGAGGACCAGAAGTGCGACGACCAGGCCCGGGACACGGCGACGCGCCCGGGGCACAGGAAGTGCGCCCCGGGCGTCAGGATGCGTGGCCTGCGATGTCACTCGGCAGCCGGGAGGGTCGCCAGCGCGGTGTCCAGCGAGTCGAGGTATTGCAGTACGGCGCCGTAGGAGTTGTTGCCGGGGCAGAAGAGGCCCAGCGCGCGGCCCGAAGTGACGGCCGGCAGGGCCTGCCAGGTATTGGTTTCGACCACCGGGACAAAGGGTTCGGTCGGCTGGCCATCGGCACCAACCGGGTAGGTGATCACGTCATACTCCGCGAGGTCGCCAAGCTGTTCGAAGGAATAGGACGTCCAGGCCAGGGGCTC includes the following:
- a CDS encoding iron chelate uptake ABC transporter family permease subunit, whose amino-acid sequence is MPRARRRVPGLVVALLVLVGLVVASMMIGPTTIAPDAVWDALVNPSDSIHHFAVRDFRLPRTVVGLAVGIALGLSGALIQALTRNPLADPGILGVHAGASFAVTVAVGMLGVRGPENYMWFAFAGALAVTLMVLALGSTRHGQSPIVMVLAGVCVGAVLGGFREALQLTNPDAFDAMRSWNAGSILGRPLDVVWPILPFLVLGSVLAFAVSGPLNALALGDDLATSHGVKLARARVLSVLAITLLAGGATAIAGPIGFVGLMVPHVARWIVGPDQRWIFAYSLLLAPSLLLASDILGRVVMRPGEIPVGIVTAFVGAPVLIALVRRKRVSGL
- a CDS encoding iron chelate uptake ABC transporter family permease subunit; translated protein: MKRWKVSARLARRSFLVCVVVALAILALAVLALMTGSYQLTPLQVISALSGGESGIVHEIVVEWRLPRVVAAIIFGAALGVSGAIFQSLLRNPLADPGLIGFSDGSYTGALVVMLFINGTYLQLAAGALLGGMGTAVIVYLIAFRGGVQGFRLIIVGIGVSAMLASTNTWLILKADLNQAMSASAWNSGSLNGISWDQVLGGGTCVVLLLLLSLILSRPMRQMELGDDLAASHGIRIGQTRLALIMVGVALTATVTAASGPIAFIALVAPQIARRLTRTAGITLPPAALVGALLGLSADFAAQHAAPRPLPVGIITVMVGGGYLAWLLFIEARRRP